Proteins encoded within one genomic window of Felis catus isolate Fca126 chromosome C1, F.catus_Fca126_mat1.0, whole genome shotgun sequence:
- the SGO2 gene encoding shugoshin 2 — protein sequence MENPVMETSSLFTSGIKRHVKDRISKTGKLNVSLASKIKTKILNNSSIFKISLKHNNRALAQALSREKENSRRVTTEKTLLQKEVEKLNFENAFLRLKLNNLNKKLIEIEALMNNNLITAIEMSTLSEFHQSPFLLPSSKKKRTSKQYKLMRLPFARVPLTSNDDDDDDDKEKIQYDDNIIAKTSPDIPFSVSTRQSLSKNHFHSDQSSKNSLMSEIRNAQSISHRKEKPSPSNITERKKRVSSWESNNPSTDSLHEMDLGQQQISSREFNWHEINDCTNETNIKMQRNIQCLPDSSESTSEPAAEYMNPFQGSDDYQLQKTVYDADMDLTAGEVSKIVTVSTGAKNRSDKKSNDCEIKTFRKVKDSSSEKKRERSKRQFKNSSDIDIEEKIENGPEKKSVVVDGKGNSEDPNFIFSAEQLTQLNILKEVTLHNGFDQDDRESIQHNKKKKRIHVTNEQEETNSFSQSSDKFQQESKFDMGQSSVAYHKSKASRQTFVIHKLEKGNLFPNQKNNETTSENLEVTSEFQTADLATKDNGSLCDYKTQNMSYLKKDVTDKQPTQQHQSKINEKLRQKVNRRTEIISESNQVYGDSGKDVYGPEKGNFSFQTQEDKETMSGNLEVSDESQKPAVSTIGNGNLYDCEIQNVLDMQKHITNVYPVQQNESKVNKNLRQKVNRKTEIISEINHLDNGKNAYCPEKGNSFFLTQKDKEIIPENLKDPSEFQTPALSTKDSRKLYDYETQNVLGVKKHIHDMQPTCQNESKIDKKLRQKVCRKTEIISEINQVYENNDKDIHDPEKDNLLSLTQKEKETIPENPEDLNEFQIADPSTEGNRNLCHETQNILGVKKHVTDMPLAKQNESKINKRLRQKVNRKTEIILEMNRVNELKKKGVHDPEEGNFFSLSQTDKETIYENLEVTSELQTAYLSTQNNGNLYDYETQNVLDLKKHVTDMRPAQQNESKINKKLRQKVNQKTEIISERCPIYGDNDKDVHDQESYINGLDFQVNKSKQILECQGIISGYSMEIDSHEKENCDQISNLYKLVKKHGKESSGKTTILAKGKKSILQLADSLQTSVSESGLKSITNEADSDPGKQQNPKERTTTLNEKKNIPFVEVIKEGECQVRKVNKTASKSKKRKIIYPSSDNHEVMQVISDTDRGISAESEQANEEKILENEKVVKMKPDFYTKAFESLSQVYSPNIQDSSFNSVPGDSVPLSISSSKNLIIKESFALESSPIFQVTDDVHEKMKGMKFKVNQRTQKSEIGGRTLQDLTNTSFTSNNTANAENKSENPSLELPSRRRRCTPLYLKEPNLKRKMRR from the exons ctttaaagcaCAACAACAGGGCATTAGCTCAAGCTCttagtagagaaaaagaaaattctcgaAGGGTTACAACTGAAAAAACGCTATTGCAAAAAGAAGTGGAGAAACTGAATTTTGAGAATGCATTTCTTCGCCTAAAACTAAATAATTTG AATAAGAAACTTATAGAAATAGAAGCACTCATGAACAATAACTTGATAACTGCAATTGAAATGAGCACTCTTTCTGAG tttCACCAGAGTCCCTTTCTACTGCCAAGTAGCAAGAAGAAACGGACTAGTAAACAGTACAAGTTGATGCGACTTCCATTTGCAAG GGTTCCATTAACTTCaaatgatgacgatgatgatgatgataaagagaaaatacaatatGATGACAATATTATAGCAAAGACATCACCTGATATTCCCTTTTCAGTATCAACAAGACAATCTTTATCAA aaaatcatTTCCACTCAGACCAAAGTTCCAAGAATTCTCTAATGAGTGAGATTAGAAATGCCCAGTCAATCAGCCACAGAAAGGAGAAACCATCTCCTAGTAAtataactgaaaggaaaaaacgtGTATCATCTTGGGAATCAAATAATCCTTCTACTGACAGTCTTCATGAGATGGATTTAGGTCAACAACAGATTTCAAGTCGAGAATTTAATTGGCATGAGATAAATGATTGTACTAATGAAACAAATATCAAAATGCAGAGAAACATACAGTGCCTTCCTGACTCATCTGAGTCTACAAGTGAACCAGCTGCAGAGTACATGAATCCATTTCAGGGTAGTGATGACTATCAATTGCAGAAAACTGTATATGATGCTGACATGGATTTAACTGCTGGTGAAGTAAGCAAAATTGTTACAGTTTCAACAGGCGCTAAAAATAGAAGTgataaaaaatcaaatgattgtgaaataaaaactttcagaaaagtGAAAGATTCAAgttctgaaaaaaagagagaaagatctaagagacaatttaaaaatagttcagaTATTGATATTGAGGAAAAGATTGAAAAtggaccagaaaaaaaatcagttgtcgTGGATGGCAAAGGGAATTCAGAAgatccaaattttattttcagtgctgAGCAGCTGACTCAGTTGAACATACTGAAGGAAGTAACCCTTCATAATGGCTTTGATCAAGATGACAGAGAAAGTATAcagcataataaaaaaaagaagagaatacatGTAACAAATGAACAAGAGGAAACCAACTCTTTCTCCCAAAGTTCAGATAAATTCCAGCAGGAGAGTAAATTTGATATGGGTCAGAGTTCTGTAGCTTATCATAAAAGTAAAGCTTCTAGACAGACATTTGTGATTCATAAGTTAGAAAAAGGTAACTTATtcccaaaccaaaaaaataatgaaaccactTCTGAAAACCTAGAAGTCACAAGTGAGTTTCAAACAGCCGATCTTGCCACCAAAGATAATGGAAGTTTATGTGATTATAAGACCCAGAATATGTCATATTTGAAAAAGGATGTCACTGATAAGCAACCTACTCAGCAACatcaatcaaaaataaatgagaagcttAGGCAGAAAGTAAATCGGAGGACAGAAATAATTTCTGAATCAAACCAAGTATATGGGGATAGTGGTAAAGATGTGTATGGCCCAGAAAAAGGTAACTTTTCCTTCCAAACCCAAGAGGATAAAGAAACCATGTCTGGAAACCTAGAAGTTTCAGATGAGTCTCAAAAACCTGCTGTTTCCACCATTGGTAATGGAAACCTGTATGATTGTGAGATCCAAAATGTGTTGGATATGCAAAAGCATATCACTAATGTGTACCCTGTTCAGCAAAATGAATCAAAAGTTAATAAGAATCTCAGGCAGAAAGTAAATCGGAAGacagaaataatttctgaaattaatCATTTAGATAATGGCAAAAATGCGTATTGCCCAGAAAAGGGTAATTCTTTCTTCCTAACccagaaagataaagaaatcatCCCTGAAAATCTAAAAGACCCAAGTGAGTTCCAAACACCTGCCCTTTCTACCAAAGATAGTAGAAAACTATACGATTATGAGACTCAAAATGTTCTAGGAGTGAAAAAGCATATCCATGATATGCAACCTACTTgtcaaaatgaatcaaaaataGATAAGAAGCTTAGGCAAAAGGTGTGTCGGAAGacagaaataatttctgaaatcAACCAAGTATATGAGAATAATGACAAAGACATACATGACCCAGAAAAAGATAACTTACTTTCTCTaacccaaaaggaaaaagaaaccatccCTGAAAACCCAGAAGACTTAAATGAATTTCAGATAGCTGATCCTTCCACTGAAGGTAATAGGAACCTATGTCATGAGACTCAAAACATTTTGGGGGTGAAAAAACATGTTACCGATATGCCACTTGCAAAGCAAaatgaatcaaaaataaataagaggctCAGACAGAAAGTAAATCGGAagacagaaataattttagaaatgaaccgagtaaatgagttaaaaaaaaaaggcgtgCATGACCCAGAAGAAGGTAACTTCTTTTCCCTATCccaaacagataaagaaactatTTATGAAAACCTAGAAGTCACAAGTGAATTACAAACAGCTTATCTTTCCacacaaaataatggaaatttgTATGATTATGAGACACAGAATGTGTTGGATTTGAAAAAGCATGTCACTGATATGCGACCTGCTCAACAGaatgaatcaaaaataaataagaaacttagGCAGAAAGTAAATCAGAAGacagaaataatttctgaaaGGTGCCCCATATATGGGGATAATGATAAAGATGTGCATGATCAAGAAAGCTATATAAATGGTCTGGATTTTCAAgtaaataaatctaaacaaatacTTGAATGCCAAGGTATTATCAGTGGGTATTCTATGGAAATTGATAGCCATGAAAAGGAAAACTGTGATCAAATTTCAAATCTTTACAAACTAGTTAAAAAGCATGGGAAAGAATCTTCAGGAAAGACAACGATTTTGGCCAAaggtaaaaaatctattttgCAGTTAGCAGATTCTTTACAGACATCTGTCTCAGAATCAGGTTTAAAATCTATTACTAATGAAGCAGATTCTGATCCTGGTAAGCAGCAGAATCCAAAGGAAAGAACTACAactctgaatgaaaaaaaaaacattcccttTGTGGAAGTGATAAAAGAAGGAGAGTGCCAGGTTAGAAAAGTTAACAAAACAGCATCTAaatcaaagaaaaggaagatcaTCTATCCTTCTTCAGATAACCATGAAGTAATGCAGGTAATATCTGACACTGATCGGGGAATATCAGCTGAATCTGAACAGGCTAATGAggaaaaaattttggaaaatgagaaagttGTCAAAATGAAGCCAGACTTTTACACAAAGGCATTTGAATCTTTGTCTCAGGTATATTCACCTAACATACAAGATTCTTCCTTTAACAGTGTTCCTGGGGATTCAGTACCTCTAAGTATTTCTTCTAGTAAAAATCTGATAATAAAAGAAAGTTTTGCCCTGGAGAGCTCACCAATCTTTCAAGTAACAGATGATGTACATGAGAAGATGAAAGGGATGAAATTCAAAGTCAACCAGAGAACACAAAAATCAGAAATAG